ATTTACTGCAAAGTTTACAGCTTGTACATTTATCTTTGTCTATAGTATATTGATAAAAACTAAATCTATTAAATAAAGAATAAAAAGCTCCTAATGGACAGATATATCTACAAAATGGTCTGTATATAAATACAGATGATATTATCATAACCAGCAGTAAAAATATCTTCCAGTTAAATAAAAATCCTATAGTTTGTCTTAGAGATTCATTTAATAATACTAAAGGTATACCACCTTCTAGTATACCCGCGGGACATATAAATTCACAAAAGTATGGTTTTGATATGCCAAATTCATTAGTTAAAAACATAGGCATAAGTATTACAAAAGTAATAAGTATAACGTATTTTAAATATTTTAATACGTTATCTATTTTTTTATTTACTTTTACTTTTCTAATTTTTATTTTATAAAGTAGATCTTGGAAAAATCCAAATGGGCAAATCCACCCACATATAAATCTGCCAAAGATTATCCCAAACAAAGACATAATACCTATTACATAAAATGAGAATTTATATTTGATGCCACCTAATACAGCTTGTAGAGAACCTATTGGGCATGAACCCATTGCTCCTGGGCATGAATAACAGTTTAATCCTGGAACACATATTTTTTTAGAGTTACCTTTATATATATTTCTTTCTAAAAAGCCTTTGACATTAGCATTGGTAATTATTGTTGCAAATATTTGAGTTAAAGTTCTTTTATCCAATTCCTATACACTCCAAACATATATTAATTGCTTTATTAAAAACTACCTTAACTTCACTTCTATTAACTCCAAATGCTATAAAACCAATGCTTAAAAAAAGTATGATGTACTTTATAAATCTATCTTTCATATTATTATTTTTCACTTTCTAATAGCTTTTTTATGTTATCCATATATGAATCTCTACTTTGAGCACCCAATATTTCTTCACCTACAATATTTCCATCTTTATCTACAAATATTGTTGTAGGTACTCCCATAAGATTTTTTAATAGTCCTTTTTCTAATTTTTCATCACAAGATAAATTATCAAATTTAACTCCTTTTTCAGTTAATATTTTTTTAGCTAACTCAATAGTTTCTTCATTGTTAGCATCATTTACTATTCCTAATATATTTACATCTAATTTTTTCGCTTCTTCAGATAGCTTTTGTAAATCTGGCATTTCCTTGATACAAGGATCACAATAAGTTCCCCATATATTTATCATAGTCAGTTTATAATCTTTGAATATAGAACTGTCGATATTTTTTCCATCTATTGTTTTACCAGTAAATTCTACTTTAGTTTCTTGTATTTGTTGTTCTTGATTATCAGAAGAAGTGCTTATATCATTTTTTTCAGTTGATTTTGAACAAGCAACCAAACTTAATGCTGCTATTAAAAATCCTGTTATTAAAATTCTTTTTTTCATATTTATTACCCCCATAAACTTTAAATTAAAGTTATATAAACTGCATTTAAAAATTATCATTCTTTATGTGAATTTTCAACTGTTTTGACATGAATAGTAAATTTAGAGCCCCAATTAGCATGTTTTAAGAGTAAATATAACTCTAGAAGTATTACAAAAATTATACTTATGGGTAGTGTTTTAAAAGTTTTTATAAAAATATAATATATGTATAAATGTTGAGAGAACAGTCAATCAAAAGGCGATTTTAAAAAGGAGGAACTAATTTATGATAACTTTAGAAACGATAGTGTCTCATAGAGGAGATTTAGATGCTACTGATTTAGACGGTGAAATAGTAATGATGGACTTAGACAAAGGCCAATACTTTGCTTTAAATGGTGTAGGTAGTAGAATATGGCAAGAACTAGAACAGCCTATTAAAGTAGGTGAAATAGTTGATACACTTATTGGCGAATATGATGTAGATAGAGAAACTTGTGAAAAAAGTGTATTAGAATTTGTAATGGGATTAGACAATGCAGAGCTTTTATCAATGGGTTAAAAGAATAAATAAGTTTTTATTTAAGATAAGCATAAAAGAAAAGCTTTTGTTCATAGAAGCTTTTTTTTTAACAGGTTTAATGAGAGCTAAAATACTAAAGGTTCCTTTCAATAAATTAAAAGAAGAATTAGGTACATACAACACTGAATCGGCAGATGATGTAGTACTAGATGATTATAAAAAAGCAAAAATAGTAAGAGATGTTGTGGTAACAATAAGTAAGTTTACTCCTTGGGAAAGCTTGTGTTTAGTCCAAGCTATGACTGTTCAGAGGATGCTTAAAAAACGTGGAATTTCAACTACTATATACTTAGGTGTCAACAAAGAAAATCAAAATATGATAGCACACGCATGGATTAGATGCGGACAGATGTTTGTAACAGGCGGAGATGGTAGTGGGTATGCTACAGTTGCTAAATTTTCCAATTAATACAATTTAGATTAAGTTTAAATAAGGTTTATATTTAATTTCATCACAACTAAATTAATAAAAACTTTTTTAGGTACAGAAATCAAACCTTTAAGACTTATATTATTAAATTATTCTAATGTATCATATATAGTGAAAATAAATAATAGCTTTGAATAAATTTACTATTCATACTTAAAAAAAGGCTATTCAAACAGTATTTATTGAAATATATGAAAAAAAGTGTATTATTAATATGAGCTAGTATATCTGTGCCTATTTTAGGAACTATACAGGATTATGAATAATAATTATGCTTGGTGGGTAACCAAATCAATAACAGTATTTTTATAAAAGAAAGGTTTAGAATATGATATTATCTATAATTTTAATAATCTTTTCTTTAATTCAACTTTGTAGACCATATAAAAATAAAAATATTTTATTTTACATAATGCATTTATTAATTATTATAGTCAATGTTATATTTTTATTAGTTGATTTAACAGGAATTAAAAGCAAAGCTGTAGATATTGTATTAATAATAGCAACATTTATAATGGTGTGCATTTATTTATATAATAAAATAACTAAACATAAAAACTATAACTTATAGTTTTTATGTTTAGTTATTTTTGAAAATATTAAAATGATGAAATATATTACTAGTAAAGCATATAGGTGCATTTACAGAAAAATAATTCAAACAAATGATAAATGATATAAAGTAAAAGAAAGTTACTATATATAGACTTTTACATGAAAGGATAATTTTATGAAGTATATAAGCAAAATACCAGAAGGGGATATTAATTTGAAAAATGAAATGATTAATAAGGGTTGGAAAATGCTAAAAGAACCAAAAAATTTACTAATAGCAACCCTTATATCATTACCTATATCAATATTAAACATCTATTTATGTATATTATTTATGAAATGGATAAATAAAGACCTAGTAACAGTTACTAACTCTATTATTCATGGTGGTAGTATAAGCTTTACAATAAAGTTTAGATACATAATATACATATATTTATACATATTACTTCATGAAATTGTCCATTTGATTTTTATTCCTAATTTTACTAAATCCAAATCAACATTTATTTCAGTTAAATTATGGGGAGGGTTTGTTTATACAGAAGAAACAATAAAGAAAAGTAGGTATTTAGTTATAACAATATTGCCTTTTATAATGTTATCTTTTGTACTTCCTTTCATAATGACTTTAATGGGACTTGACCCAATAATTATTTTAACTTTATCAATTATAAACTCAGCTGGATCATCAGTTGATGTATTATCATTTATATTATTATTGCTTCAAATTCCTAAAAATGGGGTTATAAAAAATAATGGAATGAGCACATTTTACCTTAGTAATCAATAAATAAAAAGCAGATAGATTTATGTAAAAATAAATCTATCTGCTTTTATTAATTTTTTAAAGAAATTGACGCTTTTCTATATTATTTGATTTAAATACTTCATCTACTAAATTCATTTGATAAGAACTTACTTTTATAATTCTTTGAGTATATGAACGCCCAGATTTAAACTTTAGTTCAATAGAGTTAATAACTTTATTTTTAGAATGTTCCTTAGTCCATCTGTATGCTGAAATGTTATCCCAAGGAATAAAGTTTTCAAATGTAAGTATACCTTCATCATATACAATGTTATTTTGTTTTTTAGGTGATAAACAAGAAAACATAACAATAGAAATAACATATAAGTTTAAAACATGCATCATATCTAAAGTTTCTTTTAAAAGCTCATTTTTAGGAATATCTTTAAAATCAACTAAAAATCCTAACACAAGAAATATAATTGAAAGTATAAAGAACCATTTAGTAGGTTTAAGTACTGATTCATACCAATTTGGCTCTTTGTAGCTTTGTATATGAAAAATAGGTTCTTTTTTAGATAGAGTTTTACTTTTTTTGTATGCTTTTATAGTTCCAAAAATAAGTGGTAGATATAACACAAAAATAGCCATGTTTACTAAAAGATCTATAATTGAATAAGTATTATTTATATAAGCATAAATTGTCATTGATGAAAGTGAGGTAATAAAAAATAAGAATAAACTTATTGTAAATATTCTATTTTTGTTAGACACCTTATCTTTAAAGTCAGTGCTTAAAGTATCAGGATTCCCCATTTGCATTAAAGCTTTTGATGTTGCTTCCTCAATAGAAAATCCATCATTTGTATATTCACAAATATAACTTTCAATATGATCTTTTAGCTCATCCTTTATATCCTGTGCACGTTCCTCAGTTGAGACAAATCTACATACAGATTGTAAAAATTTATCTACAGTACTTTCTTTAGTAGTCATTAAAATCACCCTCCCAGTACAAAATCCATTGTTTTGCTAAATATTTTCCATTCATTTTCCCTACTTTTTAATTCTTTTAACCCCTTAGTTGTAATCTTGTAGTATTTTCTACGTCTACCATTTTCAACATCCCAAAACGATTCTATAAACTTATTTTTTTCAAGGTCATGTAAAATAGGGTATAGAGTACCTTCTTTAAATAAAAACACTCCACCAGATTTGTTTTCAATTTCCTTAATCATACCGTATCCATAAAGTGGCTGCTTTTTTAATGCATTTAGGATAATGGTAACTGTACTTCCTTTTATAAGTTCTTTATTTATAACCAACACCTCGGATTCCTATGTATTATATTTATTATAATAATTACAAATTTTGGAAAAGTCAAGTGCTACTATGATGAAGTATTTTTTTACGCAACGGACGAAGTCGTTGGCGATAGGAGCTAAGCGACTTTTTTATATTTTTTAAATACAACGAAACGAGATAGTATAATATTTATTGGGCAGTTGAGCACAAAACTATGAAAGTGATTCATATTTATGCTTTTAATAGTTAAATGACAATAAAAGGTTGCAGTATCATAATTATAGATATAAAAATTATAGAAATATGTCAAAAGTGTTATATTTGAGACACTAGTTTGTTATATTTGGATGATATATTTATAGCATACACAAAAGATAATTTTTAGGAGGGGAATATGAGTATAGTAAAAATTAATGATTTAAAAAAATACTATGGGAAAGATGAAAGTTTAGTTAAGGCTTTAGATGGAGTAACATTTGAAGTAAATAAAGGAGAATTTGTTTGTATTGTAGGAACATCAGGAAGTGGAAAAAGTACGTTACTTCATATGATAGGTGGACTTGATAGACCAACAAAAGGAAATATAGCTATAAATAATAATGATATATTTAAATTAAATGATGAGGAGCTTACAATATTTAGAAGAAGAGAAATAGGGTTTGTATTTCAACAGTTTAATTTAATTCCTATTTTAAATGTTTATGAAAATATAGTATTACCAATAGAACTTGATGGTAACAAAATAGATGAAGAGTATGTAAATACTGTTATAACATCATTAGGATTGGAAAGCAAGGTTAACAATTTAACTAATAACCTATCAGGAGGACAACAACAAAGAGTAGCAATAGCAAGAGCTTTAGCTACTAAGCCATCAATAATACTAGCTGATGAGCCTACTGGTAACTTAGATAGCAAGACTAGTCAAGATGTTATGGGTCTATTAAAAACTATGAGTCAAAAATTCAATCAGACTATTATAATGATAACTCACAATCAAGAAATTTCACAAATGGCAGATAGAGTTATAAGGATAGAAGACGGGAAGATTTTATCTAAGGTGGTGAGTGAATAATGATTCGAACTAATAATAAGGAAGTTATTAATAGGCTATCAAAAAATAGCTTTAAATATAATAAAGGAAGAAACAAGTTTGCAATAGTATCTATAATACTTACAACATTACTTTTTACAGCATTTTTTACTATACAAATGAGTATGATAAAATCAACACAGTATGAAAGTATGCGTATGGTAGGAGGTACGTTCCATGGTGGTTTTAAGAATTTAAATACAAAAGAGTATGAAAAAATCAAAGATAACAAGTTAATTAAGGAAAAAGGAATATCTATATTTGTAAATTTAGCGCAAAATAAAGAACTTGCAAAAAGACAAACAGAAATAAAATATGGTGATAAAAATTATATAGAAAATTGTTTCGCCAAACCATTTAAAGGAGATATTCCTAAAAATAAAAATGAAATATTAGTAGATACATTAACATTAGATGCTTTAGGAATACCTAAAGGAATAAATCAAAAAATAAATCTAAAATATTTTATCGAAGGGAAAGAATACAATACAGAATTTAAAATAAGTGGCATATATAAAGGCGACAAAGTTTCAATGGCAAGCATACTTTATGTATCAAAAGACTTTGTAGAAGAAGAGCTCAAAGGAGTTGACCAAGAAAAATCTAAAAAAAGCGGCGAAGGTACAGGTCTTATATCTTTAGAAGTTAATTTTTCAAATTCTTTCTTTATAGAAGAAAAGCTAGAGAAGGTATTGATAGAAAGTGGATTAAACACAAAAAAAATAAACAATGGTGTAAACTGGGCATATACAAGTGTAAATCTTGAAGAAAATAGAGGAGCAGTTTTTGGGGCTATAGGATTTTTAGCTATTATAATGTTTGCTGGTTATTTAATTATATATAATGTTTTTTATATATCTATAGTAAAAGATATAAAGTTTTATGGACTCTTAAAAACTATTGGAACGACTAAAAAACAAATAAATAAAATTATTATAAAACAAGCTTTAAAAATGTGTACAATTGGTATACCTATAGGAGTCGCTCTAGGTTATTTTATAGGGGCAATATTAACTCCACTTGTAATAGGGCAGACAACTATAGTAAATGCTGAAATTTCTGCAAGTCCAATTATATTTATAGGATCTATATTATTTTCATTAATAACCGTATTGATTAGTATACATAAGCCAAGTAAAATAGCATCTAAAGTATCACCGATAGAAGCATTAAGATATAGTGGAGTACGTGAAAAAACTAGAAAAAAATTTAAAAAAACAAACAGTGGAGCAAAAATTAAAAACATGGCTTTATCTAATGTATTTAAGAATAAAAGAAAGTCATTTATAGTTATAGCATCATTATCATTAAGTATTATACTTTTAAATGTGGTATACACCATAATATATGGGCTTGATATGGATAAGTATTTAGTTAATTTAATAGGTACAGACTTTACAGTAGGAGATACAAGCTTTTATAGATGGGAGTACGGTTTCGGTAATTATTCTGATGCATTAACTGAAGATATTTGTAAAGAAATTGAAAATTTAGATGGCGTTGATAGCGTAGATAAAATATATAACAAAGGTATTGATTTACCATTAATTGATGAAATGAAAAAAAATATTGAACTTAAAAAATCCTCTGTGGAGCAAGAAGATCAAAATTATATTAATAAAGTATTAAAAGATAAAAAAATTCCAACAGAGTGCTATGGAATTGATGAAGGTATATTACCATTTATAGAAAAATATTTAACTAAGGGAAAAATAGATATAGAAAAGTTTAAAAGTGGTAACTATATTATTTTAGATGAAAATTGGTATATGGGGAGATTATTAGATGTTGGAAGTAAAGTTACTATACCTTTTGAAAATGGGCAAAGCAAAGAATATGAGGTTATGGCAACTGTTCAAGTTATTCCTTTATATTTACGTACAGGGTGCGTAAATGCAGTAGGAAATGATATGTATTTACCAATAAATGAATTTAAAAATATTGCAAATAATAAATCTGTAATGACTGCTATGTTTAATGTTGATGATAGTCAAATAAATAATGTGAAAAATTATTTAGATAATAAAATAAAAACAAATCCGACATTAGATAATAAAATGAAATTAACATATATAAATGCGTTTGAAGATATGGCAAATACATATAAAATAGTAGGATATGGGCTTAGTTTTGTATTAGGGTTGATAGGGATTTTAAACTTTAATAATGTAATGATGACAAATATTATAAGTAGAAAAAGAGAGTTTGCAATACTAAAAGGTGTTGGTATGACTGAAAATCAGCTTAAGAAATTAGTGAAATTAGAAGGATTGTATTATGCTTTATTGACAATTTTTATAGTTGTTGTAATTGGGCTACCTCTTACTAAGAAATTAGTGACTTTAGTAGCTGGAGGTATGATGATTTTTAGTTATAAATTTACAATGTTACCTATAATAATATCATCTCCTATATTAATTATTATATCTATAATTGTACCTGCAATTTGTATTAAATATACAGAGAAAAATAGTATAGTAGAAGCATTAAGGGAAAATGAATAAACAAAAATGAAGTTATCAAACTAAAAACTAGGATGATACTTTTACATAAAGTAACCCAAAGGGAAGAAGTAGGTAGATTTGAACAATAATAAATCTATCTACTTTTTTTAAGCAACGGACAAAGTCGTTGGCGTCAGGAGTAAAGCGACTTTTAAGCAACGGACGAAGTCGTTGGCGTCAGGAGTAAAGCGACTTTTAAGCAACTTACGAAGTCGTTGGTGACATGAAGTATAGCGCCCACACAGTGGCTTAATCAAAGCGAATTTTTTATTCTTTAAAGGATAAATATAGAGTTTGTCAAATAATACAGAAAGATAATTAATATATAAAGGTGGGATAGCATGAACCATAAAGGAACAGTGATACTAGAAACTGAAAATTTAATTTTAAGAAAGTTTGTGCCAGCAGATGCAAAGGCTATGTATGAAAATTGGGCAAATGATTCAGATGTTACGGAATTTTTAACTTGGAAACCACATGAAAGTATAGATGTTACTAAAGATATTTTAAATAGCTGGATAGATAAGTACAAAAATGATGATTTTTATCAATGGGCTATTACATTAAAATCAAATGGATACGAACCTATTGGAAGTATCAGTATAGTACATAAAGATGAAGCTATAAATCTGGTTCATGTTGGGTATTGTATAGGTAAAAAATGGTGGAAACAAGGTGTTACATCAGAAGCATTAGGTGCTTTAATTAAATTTTTTATTGAGGAAGTTGGCGTAAATCGTATTGAAGCAAGACATGACCCACTTAATCCTAATTCAGGTAAGGTAATGCTAAAATGTGGAATGAAATATGAAGGAACTATGAGACAAGCAGATATAAATAACAAAGGTATTTGTGATTATTCTATGTATGGAATACTTACAAGCGATTATAAAAATTAGATATATAAGATAGTTTATAACTTAGGA
Above is a genomic segment from Romboutsia lituseburensis containing:
- a CDS encoding 4Fe-4S binding protein; translation: MDKRTLTQIFATIITNANVKGFLERNIYKGNSKKICVPGLNCYSCPGAMGSCPIGSLQAVLGGIKYKFSFYVIGIMSLFGIIFGRFICGWICPFGFFQDLLYKIKIRKVKVNKKIDNVLKYLKYVILITFVILMPMFLTNEFGISKPYFCEFICPAGILEGGIPLVLLNESLRQTIGFLFNWKIFLLLVMIISSVFIYRPFCRYICPLGAFYSLFNRFSFYQYTIDKDKCTSCKLCSKSCHMEIKIYEEPKSIDCIRCGKCKKSCPHDAIKSGFKIL
- a CDS encoding CD1871A family CXXC motif-containing protein, translated to MKDRFIKYIILFLSIGFIAFGVNRSEVKVVFNKAINICLECIGIG
- a CDS encoding TlpA family protein disulfide reductase; this translates as MKKRILITGFLIAALSLVACSKSTEKNDISTSSDNQEQQIQETKVEFTGKTIDGKNIDSSIFKDYKLTMINIWGTYCDPCIKEMPDLQKLSEEAKKLDVNILGIVNDANNEETIELAKKILTEKGVKFDNLSCDEKLEKGLLKNLMGVPTTIFVDKDGNIVGEEILGAQSRDSYMDNIKKLLESEK
- a CDS encoding lasso peptide biosynthesis PqqD family chaperone, with the translated sequence MITLETIVSHRGDLDATDLDGEIVMMDLDKGQYFALNGVGSRIWQELEQPIKVGEIVDTLIGEYDVDRETCEKSVLEFVMGLDNAELLSMG
- a CDS encoding lasso peptide biosynthesis B2 protein; translated protein: MQSFYQWVKRINKFLFKISIKEKLLFIEAFFLTGLMRAKILKVPFNKLKEELGTYNTESADDVVLDDYKKAKIVRDVVVTISKFTPWESLCLVQAMTVQRMLKKRGISTTIYLGVNKENQNMIAHAWIRCGQMFVTGGDGSGYATVAKFSN
- a CDS encoding DUF3267 domain-containing protein — protein: MKYISKIPEGDINLKNEMINKGWKMLKEPKNLLIATLISLPISILNIYLCILFMKWINKDLVTVTNSIIHGGSISFTIKFRYIIYIYLYILLHEIVHLIFIPNFTKSKSTFISVKLWGGFVYTEETIKKSRYLVITILPFIMLSFVLPFIMTLMGLDPIIILTLSIINSAGSSVDVLSFILLLLQIPKNGVIKNNGMSTFYLSNQ
- a CDS encoding permease prefix domain 1-containing protein, which produces MTTKESTVDKFLQSVCRFVSTEERAQDIKDELKDHIESYICEYTNDGFSIEEATSKALMQMGNPDTLSTDFKDKVSNKNRIFTISLFLFFITSLSSMTIYAYINNTYSIIDLLVNMAIFVLYLPLIFGTIKAYKKSKTLSKKEPIFHIQSYKEPNWYESVLKPTKWFFILSIIFLVLGFLVDFKDIPKNELLKETLDMMHVLNLYVISIVMFSCLSPKKQNNIVYDEGILTFENFIPWDNISAYRWTKEHSKNKVINSIELKFKSGRSYTQRIIKVSSYQMNLVDEVFKSNNIEKRQFL
- a CDS encoding PadR family transcriptional regulator is translated as MLVINKELIKGSTVTIILNALKKQPLYGYGMIKEIENKSGGVFLFKEGTLYPILHDLEKNKFIESFWDVENGRRRKYYKITTKGLKELKSRENEWKIFSKTMDFVLGG
- a CDS encoding ABC transporter ATP-binding protein, producing the protein MSIVKINDLKKYYGKDESLVKALDGVTFEVNKGEFVCIVGTSGSGKSTLLHMIGGLDRPTKGNIAINNNDIFKLNDEELTIFRRREIGFVFQQFNLIPILNVYENIVLPIELDGNKIDEEYVNTVITSLGLESKVNNLTNNLSGGQQQRVAIARALATKPSIILADEPTGNLDSKTSQDVMGLLKTMSQKFNQTIIMITHNQEISQMADRVIRIEDGKILSKVVSE
- a CDS encoding ABC transporter permease — its product is MIRTNNKEVINRLSKNSFKYNKGRNKFAIVSIILTTLLFTAFFTIQMSMIKSTQYESMRMVGGTFHGGFKNLNTKEYEKIKDNKLIKEKGISIFVNLAQNKELAKRQTEIKYGDKNYIENCFAKPFKGDIPKNKNEILVDTLTLDALGIPKGINQKINLKYFIEGKEYNTEFKISGIYKGDKVSMASILYVSKDFVEEELKGVDQEKSKKSGEGTGLISLEVNFSNSFFIEEKLEKVLIESGLNTKKINNGVNWAYTSVNLEENRGAVFGAIGFLAIIMFAGYLIIYNVFYISIVKDIKFYGLLKTIGTTKKQINKIIIKQALKMCTIGIPIGVALGYFIGAILTPLVIGQTTIVNAEISASPIIFIGSILFSLITVLISIHKPSKIASKVSPIEALRYSGVREKTRKKFKKTNSGAKIKNMALSNVFKNKRKSFIVIASLSLSIILLNVVYTIIYGLDMDKYLVNLIGTDFTVGDTSFYRWEYGFGNYSDALTEDICKEIENLDGVDSVDKIYNKGIDLPLIDEMKKNIELKKSSVEQEDQNYINKVLKDKKIPTECYGIDEGILPFIEKYLTKGKIDIEKFKSGNYIILDENWYMGRLLDVGSKVTIPFENGQSKEYEVMATVQVIPLYLRTGCVNAVGNDMYLPINEFKNIANNKSVMTAMFNVDDSQINNVKNYLDNKIKTNPTLDNKMKLTYINAFEDMANTYKIVGYGLSFVLGLIGILNFNNVMMTNIISRKREFAILKGVGMTENQLKKLVKLEGLYYALLTIFIVVVIGLPLTKKLVTLVAGGMMIFSYKFTMLPIIISSPILIIISIIVPAICIKYTEKNSIVEALRENE
- a CDS encoding GNAT family N-acetyltransferase, with the protein product MNHKGTVILETENLILRKFVPADAKAMYENWANDSDVTEFLTWKPHESIDVTKDILNSWIDKYKNDDFYQWAITLKSNGYEPIGSISIVHKDEAINLVHVGYCIGKKWWKQGVTSEALGALIKFFIEEVGVNRIEARHDPLNPNSGKVMLKCGMKYEGTMRQADINNKGICDYSMYGILTSDYKN